The genomic segment AGAGTGGAGGGGGCAAACtgccccacctctccagccccagcatatCCTTTTTGATTAGAGACAATTTTAGCCAAAATATGCCTTCCACAGGAATCACAGTGAATGTATTATGTCCTTGAGTAGATGTGGCTGAGATGGAAAGGCTGGAAATAGAAGTCCATCGTAAGTTCAAATGTGGGGAATTAAACTGTTTTAGTTTCAGAGTCCTGAATGCACAGGACTCTCCCTTACTCTTGTGTAGTGTCTGTAGAAGCCGAGGTTTGAGAACAGTGCACATGACTTTTCTTTACCCTTCTtagttttgagatgggatctcactacagagccctggctgacctgtTTTCTCTGTGGTACCTGCCTTGTCTGTGATCGTTATCACTTGGTTTTCATGGAATTTTGAATTTCTAATAAATTCTAAACTGATTTGACCCACAAGATTTCAGATGAGTCTCCAGTCAGGTGTGGAAGCACTCTGCTGAAATCCCCGccctgagacagaggcaggaaggtggtggaaagtgtgtgtgtagttgttttgtttttaagatttcttttcattGGGGCTAGACAGATGTCTCACAGGtgaagagcccttgctgctctttcagaggacccaggttcagttaccAGTACCCACGTggtcagtttccagcactcatgtgATAGCTGACAACCgtatgtaattccagttccagggcatttgacacttctgacttctgtgggtactgcatgcacatggtgcactaacatacacacaggcaaactcacgtacacataaaataaaaataaatcttttgtaagatttatttctaattatgcgtgtgggtatatgcatatgaatgcagcaagaggctggaagagggtgtcagatcccctgaagctggagttacaaggggGTGAGCCACTGCATGTGGCTGTTGACTGGTGCAGGTAGAGCTGGGAATCAAGTgtgggcctctggaagagcagtatgcactctgaactgttcaAAGTATTTGTAGTTCTGAAAATAGCATGAttatttcttctcctcttcctcctcctcttctttttcctcctctccctcctcctccacctcctctccctcctcctcctttctcctttcttctccccttctctcgTCTTCCTCTGGGTCTCACTGGATATCCCTGCTTGCTGGGAACTTATCCTGTAAGgaaggctggcctcaggctcgtGGCAGTCTCTGGCCTCGGCCTTTCTggtgctagggttataggctCTAGTTACCTCACTGCTGTGGTCACCTTTGCCCATTTTAAGGAGGTAATGTACAGCTGAGCTAAGTCTCACAGATCTTTGAATCAAGATGTGCTGTAGAATTCAGATCTTTTTAATGACAGCAAGGTAAGACCAAGCACATACAGACAGTGGCGACAGCTTTTGTTTATGAaagcatttaaataatttaaccATATATGATAAGTGACTACAAACCCTGACATTAACAGGGTTGGGCTTTGCCACTGTATGAGTATTGTACCACATTTGGAAGAACAAAAGTTAAAGAATGCCTTGAAGCTCAAGGTTGTAGGCTTTGACTTTATAATCTACTACTTCAGTTTAGCATTTACTAGCAAAATTTCATATGTGGCAGTGATATCAAATAATTATATTTGATAATGTAACATTTTATGTTTAAGTATACCTAGATTCGTTACATTTCTTTCCTAATTCTGTGTGGAACAATAATGTTCCAAATTTTATTGTTGTAATTGGCACTGAATAAATGgcattttataataatttattccTTTtgggtgtttgagacagggtctcgggTATCCCGGGCTTGCATCAAACTGACTCCAAAGCCGTTGGTTATtgtggacttctgatcctccagtgTGGGCCATCACTCCAGCTGAAGTGTCCTTTGTGTGCATCCTTTTGTTTGTGCTGAGTAAATTCCTGGGGACAGACCAAAGGCCGTTAAAGGTTTTATGGGGCATAATGTTCCTGACTTTCTCAGAGTTTTGTATGGATTTGTAATGCCACTAGGATATGTACTGTTTTCTGTAAACCCTCTCAAACAATAGAGTGGTGTAAGTATTTActtggaagggaaggaaggatgctGCTTCAGATAATACTCATGTACTTGTGGTGAGGGTATTCTGACTTTCATATATCTTACCTCCAAAAGATTAGTAGCCCTAATGCTTTTTATGTAGTTGAATTTTCACTGTTGGATGTGgagatcttttctttttctttctttttttggttttgtttggttctttgaggcagggctcacataacccaggctgaccttgaactgtaATGTAACTGAGGATCACCTTGAACTGGTCCTCGggctgcctccatttcccaagtgccaggatcacAGGCTGGGCTTTTATCTTTGTCCGGATTCTCTGTTGAAGAATGAACTCAGTGTTTCACCTGTGTGAAACGAGGAAACCAGGAGAGCTTAGCAGTTAAAACTGTTTAACTCTGCCCAGAAGATGACCGTGGGTATAATTGCAGAGGTACAGAAAGCTGTGTACTTAGAGCTGTTTATCTAACATTGTTACCAAAACTGTCAGGCAGTAGCTCATTCCTGTCATGTCAGAATTCAGCAGGCTGAGAAGTTCTGCTGTAACTTCAAAGCCAGTGAATGAAattctgcctaaaaaaaaaaaaaaaagaaagaaagaaagaagagagggaggaaaagaaatattaaaactgTTAAAAGTGAagccctgggggctggagagatggctcagaggttaagagcactgcttgttcttccaaaggtcctgagttcaattcccagcaaccacatggtggctcacaaccatctgtaatgagatctggtgccctcttctggcttgcagggatatgtgcagacagaacactgtagacataataaataaataaatctttaaaaaaaaaaaaaaaaaaaaaagtgaagcccTGCCTcaagaagaggaagggtggaaggAGGTAGGGGTGGAgcgggagggaggaaagaaggaaggaagatgaaaaCTGTTTGTTAAAAAGATAGaaccagacggtggtggcacacacttgaatcccagcactcgggaggcagaggcggtggacctctgagttcgaggacagccagggctacacagagaaaccctgtctcgaaaaaaccaaagaaaaagcagaaaaaagatagttctcagggctggagagctggcttagcagttaaggtgCTCACTGCACAACCACGGGGAGCAGTTGGTTTTCCAGCACCTGGGTGACGAGGTGTCCCAGCTCTGAgcggggcagagacaggaggacctctgAGGCTTGCTGACTTCCAGCCTAGCTTAGAAAATTCAAGCCTCAGAAAGGACTAGATGGAGTGATAGAGGATACCAGCACGGGGCACAGGCATaagcacctgtgcacacatgtgtacatacactcacagagacacaaactTTTTTCTATttagtgcatatgtgtatgtgtgcatgtgatacatatatagcgtgtgtgtgtgtgtgtgtgtgtgtgtgtgtgtgtgtgtgttgtatatcaTATCTGTGGGTGTGCATAGTTCCTGCAGGTCAGGAGCCAGTGGCACAGTCCTCATTCTTTATACTCTGAAGTATCAGTTTTATAGCCCCTTTGTTTTACCCTTACTAGGTCCTTGGATACAAGTTGCTATGTGTTCCCATTTAGAAATAGAAGAAACAGTAAATAACAGTTACAAATGACACATCTGTATGTATGTTCAATTCCCCACAATTGTGTTCAGTTCAGCTGTGGAAATCTCCTTAAAACTGAAAGGTACCTTCTGGAGGATTCTGTCTTGAAGCAAATAATTCAGGCACTTCAACTGCTCCACCTACTGTGATGCTTACTTAGTTGCTTTGCTGTGTGTTTTGAGAGGTGGAGGGGATTCTAAACCTACAAACAACACAGGTTGCTCGAGGGGATGGATGCTACCCAGTTTGAAAAGGGAAAacttgggggctgaagagatggctcaacactggctgctcttccagaggacccaggttcaattgccagcaccccatcaggcagctcacagccatctgtaccTCAGGGAAAGAGCAGCAGATCAGTATGTAAGCCTCAATCCATACTGGTCGTGGTCTTCATCAGCCTGTTTTTGTGGCCATAAGTGTTTGTGCATGTGACACACAGCCCCCAAACCATGACTAGTTTCCCTGAAGACCATCCTAGATTGAACAGTCAAAAGACTCGTGCTCGGTCTTCACTTGGAGTGTCTTTCTGATgactgtgtggagacagaaacaggacGGTTGTCTGAAGAAACTGGAGGACCACCAGGCTTCTTCCGAGCTGCTCCAGCCACCCTTCTCAGGCCACCCCACTATTTCAGGAAAATGGGGTTTTGTTGCTAGTCGTACAAAGCTCAAGCATTTAGCTGAGTATAAGAATATAGGAAACCGGAATCTGTCCACCACTGTGAGTGCGACAGCCTCCCACAGACTTGTGATAAGATTGATGCAATTGTTGCAAATATGGTTTTAAATTCTGTATAATAAAACATGCCAATGTTTGATAGCTTTGCATAACTTAGTGATCTGCTGTGTTTCAAATGTCCAGTGTCAGGTGCTACTGAACTGTGGCCAGGTGAAGACCTATTCAGAGTGCAGGACAGACGGGGTCTTCAGTGTGGCAGGACCTGAGAAgctctttgttagggtttctaggCCCACAGGGACCCAGCCTTCAAGAAACCAGGCCTACCAAATTTGGTGTCATAACAAAAGTCCCTACAGTGACCTGAAAACTTGGACAGTGACAATTTTTGTAGTGCTAGacattgttttcctttccttcagtCAGGCTAACCCATTGTCACAGGTCAAGTGCAGGAGCACGTGTCTTGCTGTTATCCACTAAGCAATACCACATGTAGCAGCCTCTGGTGGGCTTCTTATCGGCTGTTTGTGCATTTGTTACTGTAGTGCTGAGGACTGACCCAGGGCcttgtcctgcctcagctgtaCCTTCAGCCCATTAGAAGTGCTTTAAAGTTAGTATTTACCAAAGTTTCTTGGTTTCGTGTTTGCTCTCCTTTTTTTGTTGGAGCCCAGAGTCTCCCTTATGCATCCTGGCCTGGCCTTACACTTGgtagtcctcctgcttcagcttccctgGGTGTGACTAAACAAAGGGTGTTTGGACCAAGTGTACAGCCCCACAATACAGCATCAACTGTGGAGCAGCATCTAAGCCCTTgtaactttgttttcttcttggtttcAGGGTGAGTCTGTGAAGTATTTCCTGGATAACTTGGATAAACTTGGAGTACCAGTAAGTTTCAAAGCTACATTTCTGGTCATTGATACTTGGAAACAGTAATCGGGATAGCATTGCTTTTATCTGGGGGCAGCTTGTTAGGAAAGTTAGAGAAAATACTAAGCCtgacttttcctcttcttctagtGGCAGTGGCCTGATAATAGCTACAGACACTGacacatttcttaattttttttcaacatgAAAGAGATTTGTGTTTGAAAATGAGATTGCACATTATCTGTTATTTTTCAATCTTGTTGGCTTTCTGTAACAGAAATAGAGCAGGGCTCTTTTGTATGGGAGTCATGGAAATGGGGCTCTATTCTCGAGGCCTGCTGAAAAGACTGAGGTGAGAGAGAGTGTCATGCTTGGAAGGAGACTCTGGTATCTTCCCAGTGGTTACCCCAGAGCCTGTGACTCAGCTGGGTTGAGGCCTGCTCATGGCTTTCCTGTACTCAAGGCAGGCAGAGAATGCTACTGTCCGCTCCCTGTATTGGCAAACACCCAAGAGTCGTTGGAATTAAGGTTTGCAGTGCTTAGAGCTGTTGCCCTAGAGGTAATTTGTTAGTCACCAAATCTAGTGCAGCTGGCCTTTCTTCCTCTTAGATTTCTGGTGTGTTAAATGAGCTTCTGGGCTCTGAGGCTTCATGTTAGAGTGCTAATGAAAAGCACAGAACTAACCTGCTGCGAGTAGGAAAGTAACATTCTGAGTATTTAGGGCACAGAGGACTGTACTGTTTTCCCCTAGCAGGTTCATTTTCACATTTCCCTTATATTTTTCTAGTTGAATTTGcctgctgggtgtgatggcacacatctataattctagcactcaggaagctgaggcaggaggatcataagtttaggccagcctgtttaaaaaaaaaaaaaaaaaaaaaaaactatatttttaattgcatttgtTTGCCtttaaagggatttttttttaacctgctttCCCCCATAGCTATAAGTATCTCCCAGAACTTGAGTTCTTTATAACTTACTTTGTACACATAATGCATATAACTGGAGAGAAGCATTAGGGAATGTAGAAGTGTATGTAGAAGGGGATACATACCCACGTGTGTATATGCTAGTGGGGTGCCTGGGCTTGGTGCTATGTGTCTTCCTTGGTTGTTTCTTgccttgtttgaaacagggtctctacatTTGTCTAGACTGGCTGATGAAcagcccagggatcctcctgtccctacctctccagctctgggataTAGGTGGTGCTCTGCTAACACCCACCTTTTTGATGtaggtgctagggatccaaactcaggacctTAGGTATGTGCTGCATGCatacactttaccaactgagcttaCCTCCTCAATCctaatcatttctttaaaaattgatttatttttattttttgtgtatgagtgcttatctgcatgtgtgtatgtatgtgcactaccgTGCCTACCTGGTGCCCCAGGAGCCCAGAAAAGGATGTTAGtttccctggaagtggagttacatctgctatgtggatgttgggaactaaAGCCGtgttctcttcaagagcagcctCTCTCCAGACCCTAGACCAGGCTCTGATTTGTTGttgattgtttgtttgagaccaggtctcattatgtagccgtggaacctgctttgtagaccaggctggcctcaaactcactgagatctgcctgggtctgcctcccacttgaattaaaggcatgcactaacATGCCttgttaatgtttttttttttttgtttttttttttttgttttttttttttgtttttttttttttaagagtgctTTCTTACAGTCTAAACAGAGCTAATTTGATCTGTTTTTTCTGATTTTCAGTTAAGTTTTTCTCTAAGCACACCGTTCATACACATCCTCATTTCATTGttgctggggttttgttgtttgttgggtggtattttgaggcaaggtctcttgtagctaaggctagacttgaacttactatgtaatcaaagatgaccttgaactctttctGACCTTGGCACCGCAGGCTTGCCTAACACAGCTGTCATCCTCTTCCTGTCTGCATCAGCCATTGCTTCTTTGTTACATATGTCAGAGTTGATagttactttgtctttttctatTCTGTCATGAGGACCAGGACTTCCCATCTTGATTGTAAGAGTTAAGTCCCTGGTGCCTAGTGACCGTGCTTCACAAAGTGAAATAGCTTGTAAACAATAGTCTGGCCAGGCCCAGCTGTGTATAGTAGGGGTTTAAACGCTGGGCTGAGAGGAGTTCTGCAGCCCATCTAGAGTACAGAGGAGATAAAGCTGGCTGTGCTGCATTTTATCACCGTTCTGTGAACTTAGGACAAGTCATAGAATCCCATTCGCTTCTCTCCTGTTACAGCTGCAGAAACCCTACTGTGTGTTGAGTCCTTGGAAAGGCATAAAATTCATTCAGCTTGTAAAGTCACAGTTTTCCACCCTCCTTGACTTTGAAAGTGTTTTGACCATGAAGATAAGTATTAAAACTGCTCCTGTTTGAGTATTGCCAAAAAGCCACATGACTTGTGGAAAAGTACTAGCCTGAGAAAGAGAACCACTCAGGGCATgtgaggaagtgtgccactggggtgCAGTTGCTCTCTGCTGCAGCTAGCAGCTGCCTTTGTTCAAGATCTTGTTTCCCTGCTCACAAGGTCTGGAAAGCCACGGGGGCAggacctgcagtcccagcatttgtaagactaagggagaagaattgtcaacaaattccagatcagccaggacaacatagcaagactctgcctTAAACATGAGTGTGCACGCGAGcttgtgcgcgcgcgcacacacacacacacacacacacacgcacactcgagtgtgtgtaaatgtataatcctagcactaaggaggcagaggcaggaagatcatcaCAAGTACAATGCCAGCCTAGTCACTTAGTGGCCACATGAAGAGTTCAGGAAGAGCTAACAGTCTTGGCAGTGAAGCTCTTCCAAGACAAGTGTGCCAGGTGTAAATATCCTCCAGGTGTGAATGTCCTGTTTCTCAGTAGAGGTACTGGTGCTCAGAGTGCATTCTTCATCAGTAAGAACTGCTTGAACTGTTGCTTGGAAACAGACTAGCCTATGGTTCAAAATGCATATTGTTAATCACTTGTGCTAGGTTAAGTGTTTTTCCACATGCATGACATCATGGAGCTTATTCAGCGTCATGAAGGAGGTGTGTATAATGAAGAAGCATTTGTAATGAGAGTAGGTCAGAACCAAGCATGGGAAGTTAGCCTCATGAATTACATTCTCAGATCCTCCTGTTTTTAGAGGGGTAAGGAATAGCATGGAGATGCATGGGGGCAGTGAAATTATTCTGGCTTGACCTAGGAGTAGGTACTAGTTGGCAGTGCAGGAGAGGGAAGTTAGCTGGGAGTTCCACTTACGTGTGAGAAGTGTGCCAGTTGTGGagtctcacacctgtaattctattacctgggaggctggggcaggagaatcgAAGGATCTcagctagaggccagcctgagctactagtgagaacttgtcttttttttttaatcatttaatttGCACATCCATTATTGCTACTTGTGGACTCCTAAGtataaacccttttctcttccAGGATTACATTCCATCACAACAAGATATTCTGCTTGCCAGGAGACCCACCAAAGGCATCCATGAGTACgactttgaaattaaaaatgttcCTTTCAAAATGGTTGATGTAGGTGGCCAGAGATCAGAACGGAAACGTTGGTTTGAATGCTTTGACAGTGTGACATCAAtacttttccttgtgtcttcaAGTGAATTTGACCAGGTGCTTATGGAGGATCGCCTGACCAATCGCCTTACAGAATCTCTGAACATTTTTGAAACAATTGTCAATAACCGGGTTTTCAGCAATGTGTCTATAATCCTCTTCTTAAACAAGACAGACTTGCTTGAAGAGAAAGTGCAAGTTGTGAGCATCAAAGACTACTTCCTAGAATTTGAAGGGGACCCGCACTGCTTAAGAGACGTCCAAAAGTTTCTGGTGGAATGCTTCCGTGGCAAACGCCGGGACCAGCAGCAGAGGCCATTGTACCACCACTTCACCACCGCCATCAACACAGAGAACATCCGCCTTGTGTTCCGCGACGTGAAGGACACAATCCTCCACGACAACCTCAAGCAGCTCATGCTCCAGTGATGACAAGACTTGCTATTTTAATACCTTGTTGTGGTTTtgattgttttctgtttgtcttggattttgtttcttttttaaaatagcagTTTACAACAGCAGTTAGAGAAATCTCAATTTTGTGTCTAACTTCTTGGAAATCTTAGTCCTTCTGTGGCCTTTAGTTTGTGGCTGAAAGCTGCTGAATTAACACATTGCCAATATCTGCTGGAATTCAGGCTTTGATCGGTTTTACCATGGCTTCCATTCAAGTCCAGTTGTAATTTCCTGACCAGCCTCACACTAGGTGTATTTAAGGCTTTGAATTCTTCTGCTTGCAAACTGAATTCTCCTGCAGTGCCAAGAATAGGCAGTATCCTTAACTACTTGTAGGGACGAGATTAGGAATGTTCAGCTCTAAGATGAGACCCAAGAGAGTGCCTTACACAGCAGTGTCATGCCTAGCTAGAGTGAGCCCCTGTTCTAAAAGGGCTGTTAGAGAAAGTTCAGTCTAAGGATCAGCAGTCTAGATCTTCAGAGGCTTAGCCTTCCTGTGTTTGTAATTGCTTACACACACAGAGtagttttcttctcagtttctttagTTCCTGAAGATCATGTCTTAGTGTTTAAGTTTACAGTATGGATTTTGGCCTAATGCTGATGTGTTCACAAATGGTACATGTACTGTGTTGATCTAAAATACCCAGTGGCGTGCAGTTTGCCTTTTCCATATTTAAGCATCAGTAACTTAGTGTGCCCCGTTAGAAACATTTTGGCCATAATAATAAACAGCTAGAAAGGGCGAGCACCTTGGTAACAGCAATCAACATGGCTGTTCCTGAGTGCCACGTGTGACTTGTTGGTCCTGTCTCAGTTGGTGTCGCACCTCCTGGAGAGAATCACTGTTGAGTCTTCTTTCTTTTGCCCTCCTGTCTTAATTTCAGCAACTCTGAACTCTAGCGTTTAGGGGGTTCTTTTGTCACCAAGAGCTTGGCGGGCAGTATTTTCCTGTGAAATATTCAAGAAGGCATCCTTTGAGTATCCTGTTCATGCTTAGTGTCCCTGTAGACACAGTTTGTATGTGTTGGTGCTGTAGTTGTGTGTGAGATGACAGCTTTATTGAGGGACAGTTGAATGTCTAAAGAATGTATCTAAGGATAAGTCGTTCTTTTGGTCCATACTTAGGAGGtttgccttacacacacacacacacacacacaccccactgctAAGTTAAACCATGCCCATAAAGTAGCTTTGTGATTAGCTATACCCATAGTGACTGGTGTACTAAAGCATTTGTCATGTtccagctggccagtgagtttgCAGAGCCTGAGCACACCCCTGCTTTCCATGGAGAATGCATGAGGACTGTGATGCCTGTCATTTTACTGTGTGACTATTCTCAGGCAAGAAATCGGGCTCCGAAAGGTTGGTCAGCTTTGTGGCTCACAGGCAGTGGTCTTCCTTATTCCTTGCTGGCAGGTGTGAGAGCTGAGCCTCTTAGTGTGCTCACGAGGGGTGTGTTCTTCAGAGACCTGACTTGTCTTTGTGTTTCTAAATTCCAGTGTTTTCTTGCCTTTGGTAATACATGAGCTTAAGACATGTAGTCCAGTATCACAGTGCAGGTGTTGTTACCATAATTTATGTATATTTGAATGGTTCTACATCTAGTCCTTTTTGCGAAAAAGAATAAGTTGTTTAAATGTATGGGGTTAGCATAACTCCAGTG from the Peromyscus eremicus chromosome 8a, PerEre_H2_v1, whole genome shotgun sequence genome contains:
- the Gna13 gene encoding guanine nucleotide-binding protein subunit alpha-13, with the protein product MADFLPSRSVLSVCFPGCVLTNGEAEQQRKSKEIDKCLSREKTYVKRLVKILLLGAGESGKSTFLKQMRIIHGQDFDQRAREEFRPTIYSNVIKGMRVLVDAREKLHIPWGDNKNQLHGDKLMAFDTRAPMAAQGMVETRVFLQYLPAIKALWDDSGIQNAYDRRREFQLGESVKYFLDNLDKLGVPDYIPSQQDILLARRPTKGIHEYDFEIKNVPFKMVDVGGQRSERKRWFECFDSVTSILFLVSSSEFDQVLMEDRLTNRLTESLNIFETIVNNRVFSNVSIILFLNKTDLLEEKVQVVSIKDYFLEFEGDPHCLRDVQKFLVECFRGKRRDQQQRPLYHHFTTAINTENIRLVFRDVKDTILHDNLKQLMLQ